A genome region from Nocardia sp. NBC_01730 includes the following:
- the tgt gene encoding tRNA guanosine(34) transglycosylase Tgt has translation MSGPESFSFTVGARLDGRHGRSGMIGTPHGPIATPAFIPVGTKATVKAVLPETMKDLGAQALLANAYHLYLQPGADIVDEAGGLGKFMNWSGPTFTDSGGFQVMSLGVGFKKVLAMEAVDVRSDDVIAAGKERLAIVDDDGVTFRSHLDGSERRFTPEVSMGIQHELGADIMFAFDELTTLLNTRAYQEKSLQRTHEWAQRCIDEHERLTAARTHRPYQALFAVIQGAQYEDLRRKACRGLESIRGSAGTAFDGYGIGGALEKRNLGAIVGWCSDELPEDKPRHMLGISEPEDIFTAVENGADTFDCVNPSRVARNAAIYVAEGRFNINTSRFRRDFTPIDETCDCYTCANYSRAYIHHLFKAKEMLAAMLCTIHNERFTVRLVDRIRQSIDGGYFYEHKAETLGRWRGRIRTS, from the coding sequence GTGTCCGGTCCTGAATCCTTCTCCTTCACCGTCGGTGCTCGCCTGGACGGGCGGCACGGCCGGTCCGGCATGATCGGCACGCCGCACGGCCCGATCGCCACGCCTGCGTTCATCCCGGTGGGCACCAAGGCCACAGTGAAGGCGGTGCTGCCGGAGACCATGAAGGATCTCGGCGCGCAGGCGCTGCTGGCCAACGCTTATCACCTATACCTGCAGCCCGGCGCCGACATCGTGGACGAGGCGGGCGGGCTCGGCAAATTCATGAACTGGTCCGGGCCGACCTTCACCGACAGCGGCGGGTTCCAGGTGATGTCGCTGGGCGTCGGGTTCAAGAAGGTGCTTGCGATGGAGGCGGTCGACGTCCGCAGCGACGACGTGATCGCTGCGGGCAAGGAGCGGCTTGCCATCGTCGACGACGACGGCGTCACCTTCCGCTCGCACCTGGACGGCTCCGAGCGCCGGTTCACCCCCGAGGTGTCGATGGGCATCCAGCACGAATTGGGCGCCGACATCATGTTCGCCTTCGACGAACTCACCACGTTGCTCAACACCCGCGCCTACCAGGAGAAGTCGTTGCAGCGCACGCACGAGTGGGCGCAGCGTTGCATCGATGAGCACGAACGGCTGACGGCCGCACGCACGCACCGCCCGTACCAGGCACTGTTCGCAGTCATCCAGGGCGCGCAGTACGAGGATCTGCGGCGTAAGGCATGTCGCGGACTCGAATCGATCCGGGGAAGCGCGGGAACGGCGTTCGACGGCTACGGCATCGGCGGCGCGTTGGAGAAGCGCAACCTGGGCGCCATCGTCGGCTGGTGCTCGGACGAGCTGCCCGAGGACAAGCCGCGCCACATGCTCGGCATCAGCGAGCCGGAGGACATCTTCACCGCCGTCGAGAACGGCGCGGATACCTTCGATTGCGTGAACCCGTCTCGGGTCGCCCGCAACGCCGCGATCTACGTCGCCGAAGGCCGGTTCAACATCAACACCAGCCGCTTCCGGCGCGACTTCACCCCGATCGACGAGACCTGCGACTGCTACACCTGCGCCAACTACAGCCGCGCCTACATCCACCACCTGTTCAAGGCCAAGGAGATGCTCGCGGCCATGCTGTGCACGATCCACAACGAGCGGTTCACGGTGCGGCTCGTCGATCGCATCCGGCAGAGTATCGACGGCGGCTACTTCTACGAGCACAAAGCCGAGACCCTGGGTCGCTGGCGGGGCCGGATCCGGACGTCATAG
- a CDS encoding RrF2 family transcriptional regulator — translation MHISAKVDYAVRTLLEIARASRLNQTTVGLGVSIAEAAPVVKAEAIATAQRIPPKVLESVLGELRRADLVISRRGPEGGYWLARPASEISIADVIRAVEGPLASVRGERPEDVRYPGAADSLQRVWIALRVNLRAVLENVSIDDIARNQLPGFVESLTEDPGAWSRR, via the coding sequence GTGCACATCAGCGCGAAGGTCGATTACGCGGTGCGGACGCTGCTCGAGATCGCGCGCGCATCGCGGCTGAACCAGACCACGGTCGGACTCGGCGTATCCATCGCGGAGGCCGCCCCGGTGGTCAAGGCCGAGGCCATCGCCACCGCGCAGCGAATTCCGCCCAAGGTGCTCGAGTCGGTGCTCGGCGAGCTCCGCAGGGCCGATCTGGTGATCAGCAGGCGAGGTCCGGAGGGCGGCTACTGGCTGGCCAGGCCCGCATCCGAGATCTCCATCGCCGACGTGATCCGCGCGGTCGAGGGCCCGCTGGCGTCGGTCCGCGGCGAACGACCAGAGGACGTGCGCTATCCCGGCGCGGCCGACTCGTTGCAGCGGGTGTGGATCGCGCTACGGGTGAACCTGCGCGCCGTACTGGAGAACGTGTCGATCGACGACATCGCGCGGAATCAACTGCCCGGATTCGTCGAGTCGCTCACCGAGGATCCGGGAGCGTGGTCGCGCAGATAG
- the qcrB gene encoding cytochrome bc1 complex cytochrome b subunit, producing the protein MATQLVRKIGAQADEADERYRAAAFLKRSINKVFPTHWSFLLGEIALYSFIILLLSGVYLTLFFDPSMTEVVYNGTYQPLRGVTMSRAYETALDITFEVRGGLFVRQVHHWAALLFAVSIIVHLFRIFFTGAFRKPREANWVLGSLLLILAMFEGFFGYSLPDDLLSGTGLRAAFSGITMSIPIIGTWMHWLIFGGDFPGEIIIPRLYVAHVLLFPGIILALIAAHVALVWYQKHTQFPGPGRTENNVVGARIVPVFAADQGAFFAFTLGIVGIMGGVFQINPIWNLGPYNPSQVSAGSQPDFYMMWTDGMARLMPPWELYLGRYTVPAAFWVALIMGLVFTVLIAYPWIEKRLTGDTSAHHNLLQRPRDVPVRTAIGAMSIAFYVVLTLSCVNDIIAYKFDISLNATTWVGRIGLLLAPPIAYFLAYRICLGLQRSDRAVLEHGVETGVVKRLPHGEYIEVHQPLGPVDEHGHPIPLEYQGAPVPKKMSKLGSAGKPGTGSFLRADPRQESERNRSLEHEEERKQLAVLRRYQERTNGRGNGSAG; encoded by the coding sequence ATGGCTACACAACTGGTTCGCAAAATAGGCGCGCAAGCCGACGAGGCGGACGAACGCTATCGTGCCGCCGCATTTCTGAAGCGGTCGATCAACAAGGTCTTCCCGACTCATTGGTCGTTCCTGCTCGGTGAGATCGCGCTCTACAGCTTCATCATCTTGTTGCTGTCGGGTGTGTATCTGACCTTGTTCTTCGATCCCTCGATGACCGAGGTGGTCTACAACGGGACATACCAGCCGTTGCGCGGTGTGACCATGTCGCGGGCGTACGAGACCGCGCTGGACATCACCTTCGAGGTGCGTGGTGGTTTGTTCGTCCGCCAGGTGCACCATTGGGCGGCGTTGTTGTTCGCGGTGTCGATCATCGTGCATCTGTTCCGTATCTTCTTCACCGGCGCGTTCCGCAAGCCGCGGGAGGCGAACTGGGTGCTCGGGTCGCTGCTGTTGATCTTGGCGATGTTCGAGGGGTTCTTCGGCTACTCGCTGCCGGATGATCTGTTGTCCGGCACCGGTCTACGCGCCGCGTTCTCGGGTATCACGATGAGCATCCCGATCATCGGTACCTGGATGCACTGGCTGATCTTCGGCGGTGACTTCCCCGGCGAGATCATCATCCCCCGTCTCTATGTCGCGCATGTGCTGCTGTTCCCCGGCATCATCCTGGCGTTGATCGCCGCGCATGTGGCGCTGGTGTGGTACCAGAAGCACACCCAGTTCCCCGGACCAGGCCGTACCGAGAACAATGTGGTCGGCGCCCGTATCGTGCCGGTGTTCGCCGCCGATCAGGGTGCGTTCTTCGCCTTCACCCTCGGAATCGTCGGCATCATGGGCGGGGTGTTCCAGATCAACCCGATCTGGAACCTGGGCCCGTACAACCCGTCGCAGGTGTCGGCGGGGTCGCAGCCGGACTTCTACATGATGTGGACCGACGGTATGGCGCGTCTGATGCCGCCATGGGAGCTGTATCTGGGTCGCTACACGGTGCCCGCAGCGTTCTGGGTCGCGTTGATCATGGGTTTGGTGTTCACCGTGTTGATCGCGTACCCGTGGATCGAGAAGCGGCTCACCGGCGACACCAGCGCGCACCACAACCTGCTGCAGCGTCCCCGCGACGTGCCGGTGCGCACCGCGATCGGCGCTATGTCCATCGCGTTCTACGTGGTACTGACCCTGTCGTGCGTCAACGACATCATCGCCTACAAGTTCGACATCTCACTGAACGCGACCACGTGGGTCGGCCGGATCGGGCTTCTGCTCGCACCGCCGATCGCGTACTTCCTCGCCTACCGGATCTGTCTGGGTCTGCAGCGCAGTGATCGTGCGGTGCTCGAGCATGGCGTGGAAACCGGTGTGGTCAAGCGTCTTCCGCACGGCGAGTACATCGAGGTGCACCAACCGCTGGGCCCGGTCGACGAGCACGGCCATCCGATTCCGCTGGAGTATCAAGGCGCCCCGGTGCCGAAGAAGATGAGCAAGTTGGGTTCCGCGGGCAAGCCGGGCACCGGCAGCTTCCTGCGCGCGGACCCGCGGCAGGAGTCGGAGCGGAACCGGTCGCTGGAGCACGAAGAAGAACGCAAGCAGCTTGCTGTGCTGCGCAGATATCAGGAGCGGACGAACGGCCGCGGCAACGGCTCCGCCGGTTGA
- a CDS encoding DUF309 domain-containing protein, whose translation MVERDRDDAGRARSTRPRDRLGRPLPPGSAGVARIPDDLNLPPQQTLTFAQQLLDDGLAFNAHEVLEAAWKNGPFAERMLWQALAQFAVGLTHIQRGNPKGARTLLDRAVTRLAAYRPEDDRVPYGIDRVGLIAHAESLLATLDAGVEPAADNLKPRLRG comes from the coding sequence ATGGTGGAACGCGATCGTGACGATGCAGGTCGTGCCCGTAGCACCCGTCCGCGCGACCGCCTCGGGCGTCCGCTGCCGCCGGGAAGTGCCGGAGTTGCCCGAATTCCGGACGATCTGAATCTGCCGCCACAGCAAACCCTGACCTTCGCCCAGCAACTGCTGGACGACGGTTTAGCATTCAATGCACATGAGGTATTAGAGGCAGCATGGAAGAACGGGCCGTTCGCTGAGCGGATGCTGTGGCAGGCGCTTGCTCAGTTCGCTGTCGGCCTTACCCACATACAGCGTGGAAATCCCAAAGGGGCGCGTACACTGCTGGACCGGGCTGTGACCCGGCTGGCCGCCTATCGGCCGGAAGACGACAGAGTGCCCTACGGGATCGACCGTGTCGGACTGATCGCTCACGCCGAATCGCTGCTCGCCACGCTCGACGCGGGCGTCGAACCGGCCGCCGACAACCTCAAGCCCCGTCTCCGCGGCTGA
- a CDS encoding ABC transporter ATP-binding protein: protein MRPGMPSPGAPDAKAKSFGPSLRRLLRRLAPERFYVGLIILLVVVSVVLNTLGPYILGKATNLVFDGVVGKQLPSGVTKDQTIEALRAKGDNTFADMLGAMNVIPGVGVDFAAVGKILTLVLVLYLGAAVFGWLQGYLLNIVINRTVKRLRSDIEDKIHRLPLRYFDSAPRGDVLSRVTNDVDNISQSLQQTMSQLLTSVFSVLGILIMMFWISPLLAVIALLTVPAAVVVTAQIAKRSKPHFVNQWKYTGLVNAQVEEAYTGHEVVTAFGRNREVGKEFDKRNQELYQASFAAQFISGLIMPAIMFLGNVNFVLVALVGGLRVATGNLSLGDVQAFIQYSRQFSQPLTQIGAMANLLQSGVASAERIFEILDAEEQSPDPAMADTRPVDRGRVEFEAVSFRYEPDKPVIERLSLLVEPGHVVAIVGPTGAGKTTLVNLVMRFYELDAGTITIDGVDITEITRDHLRSRIGMVLQDTWLFRGTIRENIAYGNPNASEQDIIAAARAAYVDRFVHALPDGYDTIIDEEGSGVSAGEKQLITIARAFLAKPSILILDEATSSVDTRTELLVQHATAALRRDRTSFVIAHRLSTIRDADLIVVMEAGRIVEHGTHERLLEERGPYYRLYNAQFAAAL, encoded by the coding sequence ATGAGGCCAGGAATGCCGAGTCCCGGTGCGCCGGACGCCAAGGCGAAATCGTTCGGCCCTTCGCTGCGGCGCTTGCTGCGCAGGCTCGCTCCCGAACGGTTCTACGTCGGGTTGATCATCCTGCTCGTCGTCGTATCCGTGGTACTGAACACGCTGGGCCCGTACATCCTCGGCAAGGCGACCAATCTGGTCTTCGACGGCGTGGTCGGCAAACAACTGCCGTCCGGCGTCACCAAGGACCAGACGATCGAGGCGCTGCGGGCCAAGGGCGACAACACCTTTGCCGACATGCTCGGCGCGATGAACGTGATCCCGGGCGTGGGAGTCGATTTCGCCGCGGTCGGCAAGATTCTCACGCTCGTGCTCGTCCTCTACCTCGGCGCCGCGGTGTTCGGCTGGTTGCAGGGCTATCTGCTCAACATCGTCATCAATCGGACAGTGAAGCGGCTGCGCAGCGACATCGAGGACAAGATCCACCGGCTTCCGTTGCGCTACTTCGATTCCGCGCCGCGCGGTGACGTGCTCAGCAGGGTCACGAACGACGTGGACAACATCTCGCAGAGCCTGCAGCAGACCATGAGCCAGCTGCTGACCTCGGTGTTCTCGGTGCTCGGCATCCTGATAATGATGTTCTGGATCTCGCCGCTGCTGGCGGTGATCGCGCTGCTCACCGTGCCCGCCGCGGTCGTGGTCACCGCGCAAATCGCGAAACGCTCCAAGCCGCACTTCGTCAACCAGTGGAAATATACCGGCCTGGTCAACGCTCAGGTCGAGGAGGCGTACACCGGGCACGAGGTGGTCACCGCATTCGGCCGCAACCGCGAGGTCGGCAAGGAGTTCGACAAGCGCAATCAGGAGCTCTACCAGGCCAGCTTCGCGGCACAGTTCATCTCCGGTCTGATCATGCCCGCGATCATGTTCCTCGGGAACGTGAATTTCGTGCTGGTCGCACTGGTCGGCGGCCTGCGGGTAGCGACAGGCAACCTGTCGCTCGGTGACGTGCAGGCGTTCATCCAGTACTCCCGCCAATTCAGCCAGCCGCTGACCCAGATCGGCGCGATGGCCAACCTGCTGCAGTCCGGTGTCGCCTCGGCCGAGCGGATCTTCGAGATTCTCGACGCCGAGGAGCAGAGCCCGGACCCGGCGATGGCCGACACCCGCCCGGTGGATCGCGGCCGGGTGGAATTCGAGGCCGTCTCATTCCGCTACGAACCGGACAAGCCGGTGATCGAGAGGCTCTCGCTGCTGGTCGAGCCTGGTCACGTGGTCGCCATCGTCGGCCCTACCGGCGCGGGCAAGACCACGCTGGTGAATCTGGTCATGCGGTTCTACGAGCTCGACGCGGGCACCATCACCATCGACGGCGTCGATATCACCGAGATCACCCGCGACCACCTGCGCTCGCGCATCGGCATGGTGTTGCAGGACACCTGGCTGTTCCGCGGCACCATCCGGGAGAACATCGCCTACGGCAACCCGAACGCGAGCGAACAGGACATCATCGCGGCCGCGCGCGCCGCGTACGTCGACCGTTTCGTACACGCGCTGCCCGACGGCTACGACACGATCATCGACGAGGAGGGCTCCGGCGTCAGCGCGGGCGAGAAGCAGCTGATCACCATCGCGCGAGCATTCCTGGCCAAGCCGTCCATCCTCATCCTCGACGAGGCGACCAGCTCGGTGGACACCCGTACCGAGCTGCTGGTGCAACACGCGACCGCCGCGCTGCGCCGGGACCGGACCAGCTTCGTCATCGCCCACCGCCTCTCCACCATCCGCGACGCCGATCTGATCGTCGTCATGGAGGCGGGCCGGATCGTGGAACACGGCACGCACGAACGCCTGCTCGAGGAGCGCGGGCCGTACTACCGCCTGTACAACGCCCAGTTCGCCGCGGCTCTGTAG
- the gluQRS gene encoding tRNA glutamyl-Q(34) synthetase GluQRS has protein sequence MPEVGAGRYAPSPSGDLHLGNLRTALLAWAFARSTGRRFLLRIEDLDRVRPGAEQRQLDDLAAIGVDWDGPVVRQSERLPHYEAAIERLTAAGLTYECYCTRREIQQAATAPHGPMGAYPGTCRTLTARARERLYTDGRPAALRLRAKATEFEVVDELHGRYRGPVDDLVLRRGDGVPAYNLAVVVDDAAQGIDQVVRGNDLLPSTPRQAYLATLLDLPVPRYAHVPLVLDPDGKRLAKRDAAVPLADQRALGNTPEQVVAALAASLGCTATSSSELLAHFDPGLLPWEPWILDVSGLLQRSRCP, from the coding sequence GTGCCTGAGGTCGGCGCGGGCCGGTATGCGCCGAGCCCGTCCGGGGACCTGCACCTGGGCAACCTCCGCACCGCCCTGCTCGCCTGGGCGTTCGCCCGCTCCACGGGTCGGCGCTTCCTCCTCAGGATCGAGGATCTGGACCGGGTGCGCCCCGGCGCGGAGCAGCGGCAGCTGGACGACCTCGCCGCAATAGGGGTGGACTGGGACGGGCCGGTGGTGCGGCAGTCCGAGCGGCTGCCACACTACGAGGCCGCGATCGAACGCCTCACCGCCGCCGGACTGACCTACGAATGCTATTGCACCCGAAGGGAAATCCAGCAGGCCGCGACGGCGCCGCACGGGCCGATGGGCGCCTATCCCGGCACCTGCCGCACACTGACCGCACGGGCGCGAGAAAGGTTGTATACCGACGGCCGCCCGGCCGCTCTGCGCTTACGCGCGAAGGCGACCGAGTTCGAGGTGGTCGACGAACTGCACGGACGTTACCGCGGCCCGGTCGACGATCTGGTGCTGCGCCGCGGCGACGGTGTCCCGGCCTACAACCTCGCGGTCGTCGTGGACGACGCGGCGCAGGGCATCGACCAGGTGGTGCGCGGCAACGATTTGCTGCCGTCGACACCACGGCAGGCCTATCTCGCGACGCTGCTCGATCTTCCGGTGCCCCGCTACGCCCATGTCCCGCTGGTGCTCGACCCGGACGGGAAGCGGCTGGCGAAGCGAGACGCCGCGGTGCCCCTGGCCGACCAACGGGCGCTCGGCAACACGCCCGAACAGGTCGTGGCGGCCCTCGCCGCCTCACTCGGCTGCACCGCGACATCGTCATCTGAGTTACTCGCACATTTCGACCCCGGGCTTCTGCCCTGGGAACCGTGGATACTCGACGTGAGTGGGTTGTTGCAACGCAGTCGATGTCCGTAA
- a CDS encoding ABC transporter ATP-binding protein, which yields MLIRLLRAHLYPYRAQLAGVVVLQLISVIAMLYLPSLNADLIDGGVTKGDIGYIWTIGLWMLAVTGVQIVASASSVYLGAQAAMGAGRDLRGAVLHRVGTFSAREVGMFGAPSLITRNTNDIQQVQLLIVMSATILVMAPIMCVGGIIMALREDLGLSWLLLIAVPALGLSMGFIISRMVPGFREMQTRIDEVNRVLREQITGIRVVRAFVRERQETWRFGVANTELTETALRVGRLTALMFPTVMLISNVTAVAVIWFGGHAIDAGHMQIGSLTAMLSYIMQILMAVMMASFLAMMAPRAAVSADRIAEVLDTESSVRPPRLPQPFKDDPAAVDFQFAEFAFPGAEKPVLKAIRFQVRPGTTTAIVGSTGAGKTTLINLVPRLMDVTDGAVYVGGTDVRHIDLELLRSRIGLVPQKAYLFSGTIASNLRYGDPDATDEDLWHALEIAQAADFVRDMPKGLETPVAQGGTTVSGGQRQRLAIARALVKKPRVYLFDDSFSALDVATDARLREALKPETANASVVIVAQRITTIRDADQIVVLEDGAMAGVGTHEQLMRDCSEYREIVESQLSAEEAR from the coding sequence ATGCTGATCAGACTGCTTCGCGCACATCTGTACCCCTACCGCGCCCAATTGGCGGGGGTCGTTGTGCTCCAGCTGATCTCCGTCATCGCGATGCTGTACCTGCCGAGTCTGAACGCGGATCTGATCGACGGCGGCGTCACCAAGGGTGATATCGGCTATATCTGGACCATCGGCCTATGGATGCTCGCGGTCACCGGTGTGCAGATCGTCGCGTCGGCCTCGTCGGTCTATCTCGGTGCGCAGGCGGCTATGGGTGCCGGACGTGATCTGCGCGGCGCGGTGCTGCACCGGGTCGGCACATTCTCCGCGCGGGAAGTGGGGATGTTCGGCGCTCCGTCGCTGATCACCCGTAACACCAACGACATCCAGCAGGTTCAGCTGCTCATCGTGATGTCGGCGACCATCCTGGTGATGGCGCCGATCATGTGCGTCGGCGGCATCATCATGGCGCTGCGCGAGGATCTCGGCCTGTCCTGGCTGCTGCTGATCGCGGTGCCCGCACTCGGATTGTCCATGGGTTTCATCATCTCCAGGATGGTGCCCGGCTTCCGCGAGATGCAGACCAGGATCGACGAGGTGAACCGGGTGCTGCGCGAGCAGATCACCGGCATCCGCGTGGTCCGGGCGTTCGTGCGGGAGCGGCAGGAGACCTGGCGCTTCGGCGTGGCCAACACCGAACTCACCGAGACCGCGCTGCGTGTGGGCCGGTTGACGGCGCTGATGTTCCCGACGGTCATGCTGATCAGCAACGTCACCGCCGTCGCGGTGATCTGGTTCGGCGGGCACGCGATCGATGCGGGGCACATGCAGATCGGCTCGCTCACCGCGATGCTGTCCTACATCATGCAGATCCTGATGGCCGTGATGATGGCTTCGTTCCTGGCCATGATGGCGCCGCGCGCCGCGGTCTCCGCGGACCGCATCGCCGAGGTGCTGGACACCGAATCCTCGGTTCGCCCACCGCGATTGCCGCAGCCGTTCAAGGACGACCCGGCCGCAGTGGATTTCCAGTTCGCCGAATTCGCCTTTCCCGGCGCGGAAAAGCCGGTGCTGAAGGCCATCCGGTTCCAGGTGCGCCCCGGCACCACCACCGCGATCGTCGGGTCCACCGGCGCGGGCAAGACCACCTTGATCAACCTCGTTCCCCGGTTGATGGACGTCACCGACGGCGCGGTCTACGTCGGCGGAACCGACGTCCGCCACATCGACCTCGAGCTGCTGCGCTCACGGATCGGCCTCGTCCCGCAGAAGGCGTATCTGTTCTCCGGGACGATCGCGAGCAACCTGCGCTACGGCGATCCGGACGCCACCGACGAGGATCTCTGGCACGCACTGGAGATCGCGCAAGCCGCCGATTTCGTCCGGGATATGCCGAAAGGCCTCGAAACCCCGGTCGCGCAGGGCGGCACGACGGTCTCCGGCGGTCAGCGCCAGCGACTGGCGATCGCGCGGGCACTGGTGAAGAAGCCGAGGGTGTACCTGTTCGACGACTCGTTCTCCGCGCTCGATGTCGCGACCGACGCCAGGCTGCGAGAGGCGCTGAAGCCGGAGACCGCGAACGCCTCGGTGGTCATCGTCGCCCAGCGCATCACGACCATCCGCGACGCCGATCAGATCGTGGTGCTCGAGGACGGCGCGATGGCGGGCGTCGGCACCCATGAGCAGCTGATGCGGGACTGCTCGGAGTACCGGGAGATCGTCGAATCGCAGCTGAGTGCCGAGGAGGCGCGATGA
- a CDS encoding DUF397 domain-containing protein: MKVDVAGAVWRKSTYSGPDGNCVEVAFLIDGNVAVRDTKDSGRGPVLAFAPGEWDAFLAGVSTGEFRRS; the protein is encoded by the coding sequence GTGAAGGTTGATGTGGCGGGCGCTGTGTGGCGCAAGAGCACATACAGCGGTCCGGATGGGAACTGCGTGGAAGTCGCCTTTCTCATCGACGGCAATGTAGCGGTCCGTGATACCAAGGACAGTGGACGTGGCCCGGTCCTGGCCTTCGCGCCGGGCGAGTGGGATGCATTCCTAGCGGGGGTCTCGACGGGAGAGTTCCGGCGCAGCTGA
- a CDS encoding RDD family protein, translating to MTSGGYDPNQYPQGGQPYGQPYPQGGDQYGQQPQYGQQPQHGQQPQHGQQPQYGQQPQQQYGQQPQYGQQPQYGQQPQYGQQPQYGQDAYGQQPYPQQPGNFGYNGQPGDLGTRIGARVIDGLILMIPYFILYILVNNSLGLTIGLGLVWTLVELGYFVGMETSQGTTLGKKILGLKVLAPGGAAKIDPVTSLKRNLFLAANIIPCVGGLVALGLAIYIMVTISQDPNKQGWHDKFAGGTQVVKA from the coding sequence ATGACAAGCGGTGGGTACGACCCCAACCAGTATCCGCAGGGCGGGCAGCCGTACGGGCAGCCGTACCCGCAGGGCGGCGACCAGTACGGGCAGCAGCCCCAGTACGGGCAGCAGCCCCAGCATGGCCAGCAGCCCCAGCATGGGCAGCAGCCACAATACGGCCAGCAGCCGCAGCAGCAGTACGGCCAGCAGCCGCAGTACGGGCAGCAGCCCCAGTACGGGCAGCAGCCGCAGTACGGGCAGCAGCCGCAGTACGGGCAGGATGCCTACGGTCAGCAGCCGTACCCGCAGCAGCCGGGCAACTTCGGCTACAACGGCCAGCCTGGTGACCTCGGCACCCGCATCGGCGCCCGCGTCATCGACGGGCTGATCCTGATGATCCCCTACTTCATCCTGTACATCCTGGTCAACAACTCGCTCGGCCTGACCATTGGTCTCGGCCTGGTCTGGACCCTTGTCGAGCTCGGCTACTTCGTCGGCATGGAGACCTCGCAGGGCACCACGCTGGGCAAGAAGATCCTCGGCCTGAAGGTGCTCGCCCCCGGCGGCGCCGCCAAGATCGACCCGGTCACCTCGCTGAAGCGGAACCTCTTCCTCGCGGCGAACATCATCCCGTGCGTCGGCGGCCTCGTCGCGCTGGGCCTGGCGATCTACATCATGGTCACCATCTCGCAGGACCCGAACAAGCAGGGCTGGCACGATAAGTTCGCCGGCGGCACCCAGGTCGTCAAGGCCTGA
- a CDS encoding DUF4190 domain-containing protein → MTNPGDSDEWWKQYSGQGVSPESGGQSSVPQYPNAEPPSGYPSAPQHPVQPPSQPMTPPPHPQYPSYQQPAQPYPQPNYAYQSPYQPYGAPVQGTNGVAIGALISSLVGFVTCGIGSIVGIILGAVALNQIKQSGQEGRGMALAGVWIGVGAIVLAILWFVVVIIVGSTSS, encoded by the coding sequence ATGACGAATCCCGGCGATTCCGACGAATGGTGGAAGCAGTACAGCGGCCAAGGCGTGTCGCCGGAGTCCGGTGGGCAGAGTTCGGTTCCGCAGTACCCGAACGCCGAGCCGCCTTCGGGTTATCCGTCGGCGCCGCAGCACCCGGTGCAGCCGCCGTCGCAGCCGATGACGCCCCCTCCGCACCCGCAGTACCCGTCCTATCAGCAGCCCGCGCAGCCCTATCCGCAGCCGAACTACGCCTACCAGAGCCCCTACCAGCCCTATGGCGCTCCGGTGCAGGGCACCAACGGTGTGGCGATCGGTGCGCTGATCTCGTCGCTGGTCGGGTTCGTCACCTGTGGAATCGGCTCGATCGTCGGCATCATCCTCGGTGCGGTCGCGTTGAACCAGATCAAGCAGTCCGGGCAGGAGGGGCGCGGCATGGCGCTCGCCGGCGTCTGGATCGGTGTCGGTGCGATCGTGCTCGCCATCCTGTGGTTCGTCGTCGTGATCATCGTGGGGTCGACGAGCTCATAG
- a CDS encoding queuosine precursor transporter, whose product MHVSESKTTEEHGPGDPAPEHAAFAQVARGYYTPIVAVFTATLIISNICATKGVQFLSDHSVKLGPLEILPITTDGAWFLFPLAYIIGDVLSEIYGFRAARRAIYYGFAMLLLTVVCFKIAIELPAATFYENQDAFRSVIGTTPQLVAAGLAGYFVGEMLNSATLVLIKERTKERHLWARLIGSTVVGEFGDTLIFCSIAATAIGIDSWGQFVNFVIVGFLWKTLAEVIVLPITYRVIAWLKKHEPSYAPSEVPALLR is encoded by the coding sequence ATGCACGTGAGTGAGTCGAAGACAACCGAAGAACACGGACCTGGAGACCCCGCGCCAGAGCATGCGGCATTCGCCCAGGTGGCGCGGGGGTACTACACACCGATCGTGGCGGTGTTCACCGCGACGCTGATCATCTCCAACATCTGCGCGACCAAGGGCGTGCAGTTCCTCAGCGACCATTCGGTGAAACTGGGTCCGCTGGAGATCCTGCCGATCACCACGGACGGCGCCTGGTTCCTCTTTCCCCTCGCCTACATCATCGGCGACGTGCTGAGCGAGATCTACGGCTTCCGCGCCGCGCGCCGGGCCATCTACTACGGCTTCGCCATGCTGCTGCTGACCGTGGTGTGCTTCAAGATCGCCATCGAACTGCCCGCCGCGACCTTCTACGAGAACCAGGACGCGTTCCGTTCCGTCATCGGAACAACCCCGCAGCTCGTCGCCGCCGGTCTGGCGGGCTATTTCGTCGGCGAGATGCTGAATTCGGCGACACTGGTGCTGATCAAGGAGCGGACCAAGGAGAGGCACCTGTGGGCGCGCCTGATCGGGTCGACCGTGGTCGGCGAGTTCGGCGACACGCTGATCTTCTGCTCGATCGCGGCCACGGCCATCGGCATCGACTCCTGGGGACAGTTCGTCAATTTCGTGATCGTCGGCTTCCTCTGGAAGACGCTCGCGGAAGTCATCGTGCTGCCGATCACCTATCGGGTGATTGCGTGGCTCAAGAAGCACGAACCCAGCTACGCGCCGAGCGAAGTTCCCGCTCTGCTCCGATGA